The Oncorhynchus masou masou isolate Uvic2021 chromosome 31, UVic_Omas_1.1, whole genome shotgun sequence genome includes a region encoding these proteins:
- the LOC135525124 gene encoding alpha-sarcoglycan-like yields MADWTGWRFILTVYVTSVLVVKADIKAYTPVGQLFVFELQREAFQNEFEPFLKHYGRVYNDPMLFKCNMQSFPDLPGWLRFTQRHHYDNGFLYGTPLAQGKSMIEITVTNKRSYDTFRDRLIITIDPPAKRMPYQAEFFIPLREIEKVLPSTVQEEIRQDMMRMWKTDRLDFVNITSALDRGGRVPLPLAGHYEGVYVKVGSDQYFSECLLRLQTAEHRRQCEAGGRAKIPGDCKVCSYPGNCVTWCKSTLIDLSRPVIPLPAPTMGPGILDAGGSMTLLSPPPRDFLPDYIVTVIVPLALAIILCLLLAYIMCCRREGVERRDGKTPDIQLYHHHTIHGNTSELRSMAGCRGVPPPLSTLSMFNARTGEMAPPFQTDSPSIPLILAQQ; encoded by the exons ATGGCAGACTGGACAGGCTGGAGATTTATTTTAACAG TGTATGTGACCAGTGTACTAGTGGTCAAGGCAGACATCAAGGCTTATACCCCTGTGGGACAGCTGTTTGTGTTCGAGCTGCAGAGAGAGGCCTTCCAGAATGAATTTGAACCCTTCCTGAAACACTATG GGCGGGTCTACAATGATCCCATGCTGTTTAAGTGCAACATGCAGTCCTTCCCAGACCTGCCTGGCTGGCTTCGATTTACCCAGAGGCACCACTATGATAACGGCTTCCTCTACGGCACCCCACTAGCCCAGGGAAAGAGTATGATAGAG ATCACAGTGACTAACAAACGGAGCTATGACACATTCAGAGACAGACTGATCATAACGATTGACCCTCCAG CAAAGAGAATGCCCTACCAGGCTGAGTTTTTCATCCCACTAAGGGAGATTGAGAAGGTGCTGCCCTCTACAGTTCAGGAAGAGATCAGGCAGGATAtgatgaggatgtggaagacagacaggctggaCTTTGTCAACATCACGTCTGCGTTGGACCGAGGTGGCCGTGTCCCTCTACCTCTGGCTGGACACTACGAAGG GGTGTATGTGAAGGTGGGTTCAGACCAGTACTTCTCTGAGTGCTTGTTGAGGCTCCAGACTGCTGAACATAGGAGACAGTGTGAGGCCGGGGGCAGGGCTAAGATCCCTGGGGACTGCAAGGTCTGCTCCTACCCAGGCAACTGTGTCACCTGGTGCAAGTCCACACTG ATTGATCTGTCCAGACCAGTGATCCCCCTCCCTGCCCCCACCAtgggcccaggtatcctggatgCTGGGGGGTCTATGACCCTCCTGAGTCCCCCTCCCAGAGACTTCCTGCCAGACTACATTGTGACTGTGATCGTCCCCCTGGCTCTGGCCATCATCCTGTGTCTCCTACTGGCCTACATCATGTGCTGCAGACGAGAGGGAGT tgagagaagagatggaaagACACCAGA TATCCagctctaccaccaccacaccatccatGGTAACACCAGTGAGCTGCGGAGCATGGCTGGGTGTCGtggggtccctcctcccctctccaccctgtccATGTTCAACGCTCGCACCGGAGAGATGGCCCCACCGTTCCAGACTGACAGCCCCAGCATCCCCCTCATCCTGGCCCAGCAGTGA